From a single Apium graveolens cultivar Ventura chromosome 2, ASM990537v1, whole genome shotgun sequence genomic region:
- the LOC141708608 gene encoding putative serine/threonine-protein kinase PBL23 isoform X2 — translation MDRSFADDNRFQLNEINCITLVSLVLVSDGVGLVLHDCLPPKPKLTEDPISYRTLPHLVFDDQPFKSSSDQASTSTQVENLMRTETESCLSSVLAGATSKEIAKVNEALGMGFPLQLSSWVAILDITSDFKDINDKDQSKDFQMFRGHIPIHESDALVKTFSSNLSSILDAEKMIAVSMHHKNILGMIGYHQTASAISLAFPFTTKGTLERFLYGARGKQWRLTFNDKLKIATGISQALNYMHEECPQGPVVHGDLKMSNIYLRSDLQPQITGFGHARWLQEDQSSSTFYHSCLGRNQLDPEMVKILKADILSFGILIMRLFCRKSIPQDNRVLIKWAQPLLSSHAYHEMLDDDEEYPDMYGMLRVMYVAAQCIKDRHTSRPSMSKIVSYLKGETSFTAEASPMLSDSSSPSKDLRSMSPVIRC, via the exons ATGGATAG GTCTTTTGCAGATGACAATAGATTCCAGTTGAACGAAATTAATTGTATCACTTTAGTGTCCTTGGTGTTGGTAAGTGATGGCGTGGGACTTGTGTTGCACGATTGTCTGCCACCAAAGCCTAAATTGACCGAAGATCCAATTAGTTATCGTACATTGCCACACCTTGTTTTTGACGACCAGCCTTTCAAGTCATCATCCGATCAGGCAAGTACAAGCACCCAAGTTGAAAATCTGATGCGGACAGAGACTGAAAGCTGTCTATCTAGCGTATTAGCAGGTGCTACCTCCAAAGAAATTGCTAAGGTTAACGAGGCACTGGGAATGGGATTTCCTTTGCAATTAAGCTCATGGGTAGCAATTTTGGATATAACAAGTGACTTTAAGGATATTAATGATAAAGACCAGAGTAAAGATTTCCAAATGTTCCGAGGTCATATACCCATTCATGAATCTGATGCTTTAGTGAAAACATTTAGCAGTAACTTAAGTAGCATACTTGATGCTGAAAAGATGATAGCAGTGTCTATGCATCATAAAAATATATTAGGGATGATTGGTTACCATCAGACAGCAAGTGCTATATCTCTAGCTTTCCCCTTTACAACAAAAGGGACACTGGAAAGATTCCTGTATG GTGCACGAGGGAAACAATGGCGGTTGACATTTAATGATAAACTGAAGATAGCTACTGGCATCAGCCAAGCTCTAAATTACATGCATGAAGAGTGTCCCCAAGGTCCAGTAGTTCATGGTGACCTGAAGATGTCCAATATATATTTAAGGTCTGATTTACAACCACAG ATCACTGGTTTTGGCCATGCGAGATGGCTGCAGGAAGACCAATCATCATCAACATTCTACCACAG CTGCTTGGGCAGGAATCAGTTAGATCCGGAAATGGTGAAGATATTAAAGGCAGACATTCTTTCTTTTGGTATCTTGATAATGAGATTGTTCTGCAGAAAATCCATCCCACAAGATAACAGAGTCTTGATCAAATGG GCTCAACCGTTGTTGTCGAGCCATGCATATCATGAAATGTTGGATGACGATGAGGAGTATCCTGACATGTATGGGATGTTGAGGGTTATGTATGTTGCTGCACAATGCATAAAGGATCGGCACACTTCAAGACCCTCCATGAGTAAG ATTGTGTCTTATCTAAAAGGGGAGACATCTTTCACTGCTGAAGCATCACCAATGTTGTCCGATAGTAGCAGTCCAAGTAAAGATTTAAGGAGCATGAGCCCAGTTATTAGATGCTGA
- the LOC141708608 gene encoding putative serine/threonine-protein kinase PBL23 isoform X1 has product MMLQKSRNGAKSILVVLNGFKVSKEKNGHAPLLWALHDAGLVEKDEVLVLAVFNLQEQTTSPDTGSVCCLPRENKSCQSPAIDHLNFLKQEINSKIQTFTDIFKAYHEECKNNGVKFILKIAVDYQPKSIIINEANCAGAKSIVMDRSFADDNRFQLNEINCITLVSLVLVSDGVGLVLHDCLPPKPKLTEDPISYRTLPHLVFDDQPFKSSSDQASTSTQVENLMRTETESCLSSVLAGATSKEIAKVNEALGMGFPLQLSSWVAILDITSDFKDINDKDQSKDFQMFRGHIPIHESDALVKTFSSNLSSILDAEKMIAVSMHHKNILGMIGYHQTASAISLAFPFTTKGTLERFLYGARGKQWRLTFNDKLKIATGISQALNYMHEECPQGPVVHGDLKMSNIYLRSDLQPQITGFGHARWLQEDQSSSTFYHSCLGRNQLDPEMVKILKADILSFGILIMRLFCRKSIPQDNRVLIKWAQPLLSSHAYHEMLDDDEEYPDMYGMLRVMYVAAQCIKDRHTSRPSMSKIVSYLKGETSFTAEASPMLSDSSSPSKDLRSMSPVIRC; this is encoded by the exons ATGATGCTACAAAAGTCGAGAAATGGTGCCAAATCAATTCTGGTCGTTCTAAATGGTTTCAAGGTTTCAAAAGAAAAGAATGGACATGCTCCTCTGCTATGGGCGTTGCATGATGCAGGCTTGGTAGAAAAAGATGAAGTTCTTGTTCTCGCAGTTTTTAATTTACAAGAACAAACTACATCTCCAGATACTGGTAGCGTTTGCTGTCTTCCGAGAGAAAACAAAAGTTGTCAATCACCAGCTATTGATCACCTCAACTTTTTGAAACAagaaattaattcgaaaattcaGACGTTTACCGATATCTTCAAGGCCTATCACGAGGAATGCAAAAATAATGGT GTCAAATTTATATTGAAGATTGCTGTGGATTACCAACCAAAGTCTATAATTATAAATGAGGCAAACTGCGCTGGAGCTAAATCGATAGTTATGGATAG GTCTTTTGCAGATGACAATAGATTCCAGTTGAACGAAATTAATTGTATCACTTTAGTGTCCTTGGTGTTGGTAAGTGATGGCGTGGGACTTGTGTTGCACGATTGTCTGCCACCAAAGCCTAAATTGACCGAAGATCCAATTAGTTATCGTACATTGCCACACCTTGTTTTTGACGACCAGCCTTTCAAGTCATCATCCGATCAGGCAAGTACAAGCACCCAAGTTGAAAATCTGATGCGGACAGAGACTGAAAGCTGTCTATCTAGCGTATTAGCAGGTGCTACCTCCAAAGAAATTGCTAAGGTTAACGAGGCACTGGGAATGGGATTTCCTTTGCAATTAAGCTCATGGGTAGCAATTTTGGATATAACAAGTGACTTTAAGGATATTAATGATAAAGACCAGAGTAAAGATTTCCAAATGTTCCGAGGTCATATACCCATTCATGAATCTGATGCTTTAGTGAAAACATTTAGCAGTAACTTAAGTAGCATACTTGATGCTGAAAAGATGATAGCAGTGTCTATGCATCATAAAAATATATTAGGGATGATTGGTTACCATCAGACAGCAAGTGCTATATCTCTAGCTTTCCCCTTTACAACAAAAGGGACACTGGAAAGATTCCTGTATG GTGCACGAGGGAAACAATGGCGGTTGACATTTAATGATAAACTGAAGATAGCTACTGGCATCAGCCAAGCTCTAAATTACATGCATGAAGAGTGTCCCCAAGGTCCAGTAGTTCATGGTGACCTGAAGATGTCCAATATATATTTAAGGTCTGATTTACAACCACAG ATCACTGGTTTTGGCCATGCGAGATGGCTGCAGGAAGACCAATCATCATCAACATTCTACCACAG CTGCTTGGGCAGGAATCAGTTAGATCCGGAAATGGTGAAGATATTAAAGGCAGACATTCTTTCTTTTGGTATCTTGATAATGAGATTGTTCTGCAGAAAATCCATCCCACAAGATAACAGAGTCTTGATCAAATGG GCTCAACCGTTGTTGTCGAGCCATGCATATCATGAAATGTTGGATGACGATGAGGAGTATCCTGACATGTATGGGATGTTGAGGGTTATGTATGTTGCTGCACAATGCATAAAGGATCGGCACACTTCAAGACCCTCCATGAGTAAG ATTGTGTCTTATCTAAAAGGGGAGACATCTTTCACTGCTGAAGCATCACCAATGTTGTCCGATAGTAGCAGTCCAAGTAAAGATTTAAGGAGCATGAGCCCAGTTATTAGATGCTGA